The following DNA comes from Papaver somniferum cultivar HN1 unplaced genomic scaffold, ASM357369v1 unplaced-scaffold_128, whole genome shotgun sequence.
AGTTTTGCTGATGCTGAAGGAGTTCAGTTAATGATTAGATTTATTCAGCAAGAGGAATTCGGTTATTGTTATGGGTCTGCGATTGCGGCACTTGATATTGCTGTGAAAGTTTGTCAATCTGCTTCCATGGATAAGGTAAGTCTCTCCAATCCCTAATTCTAGGGACATTGTCATATTTAGTCATGTTTTCATTTCAATAATCTGCATCATGTGTGTGAAGGAATAACTAGAGGACTTCATAGGAGGACCTGTTTTACTAGTTCTTATATGCCTAATAAAGAGTGCTAAGTATAAATAATTAGGTTGTGAACAGTCGGATTGTGTAATTATTATCCAACACCTCTCTTTAGTTAGAGATAATAATTTGTGTAATTATTATCCAACACACATGTAGTTTGTTATAAAGGAGTTTAAACTGGCATTCTAGGATTTGGATATGCATATGTTTCATGGCTTATGTTGCTGAAAGTTTTATTAATACTGATTGGAAACATATGATCTTGTATAAGATTGTTCTTGCCTGCAACTTCTGATGTATATGTTTTTAATCTTTATAAGAAATATATCTAGTATGCACAAGATTTACTCTGGTTACTGTCTCAGATTCCGCCAAGCATTACGCATgtgaaagaaaaaatagaagagCATCATGTATCTCTAATTGCATCATTAACTAGTAAGGCAAGCAAATTTTATAGCCTActgtgaatatttttaatgtttaTTTGTTTGTTGGTTAGTCTTTGAGTCCCTGGATTTTGGAGATATAGTTGTGTATCTTAAGGATTCTTTTTACTCCACTGTTTCTTCCTTCCTTTCTGGATACCTAGTTGCTCATTTAAATGTATgcaggggcggagccaagggttgactaaccctggGTCTGCGATTGCGGCACTTGATATTGCTGTGAAAGTTTGTCAATCTGCTTCCATGGATAAGGTAAGTCTCTCCAATCCCTAATTCTAGGGACATTGTCATATTTAGTCATGTTTTCATTTCAATAATCTGCATCATGTGTGTGAAGGAATAACTAGAGGACTTCATAGGAGGACCTGTTTTACTAGTTCTTATATGCCTAATAAAGAGTGCTAAGTATAAATAATTAGGTTGTGAACAGTCGGATTGTGTAATTATTATCCAACACCTCTCTTTAGTTAGAGATAATAATTTGTGTAATTATTATCCAACACACATGTAGTTTGTTATAAAGGAGTTTAAACTGGCATTCTAGGATTTGGATATGCATATGTTTCATGGCTTATGTTGCTGAAAGTTTTATTAATACTGACTGGAAACATATGATCTTGTATAAGATTGTTCTTGCCTGCAACTTCTGATGTATATGTTTTTAATCTTTATAAGAAATATATCTAGTATGCACAAGATTTACTCTGGTTACTGTCTCAGATTCCGCCAAGCATTACGCATgtgaaagaaaaaatagaagagCATCATGTATCTCTAATTGCATCATTAACTAGTAAGGCAAGCAAATTTTATAGCCTActgtgaatatttttaatgtttaTTTGTTTGTTGGTTAGTCTTTGAGTCCCTGGATTTTGGAGATATAGTTGTGTATCTTAAGGATTCTTTTTACTCCACTGTTTCTTCCTTCCTTTCTGGATACCTAGTTGCTCATTTAAATGTATgcaggggcggagccaagggttgactaaccctggGTCTGCGATTGCGGCACTTGATATTGCTGTGAAAGTTTGTCAATCTGCTTCCATGGATAAGGTAAGTCTCTCCAATCCCTAATTCTAGGGACATTGTCATATTTAGTCATGTTTTCATTTCAATATCTGCATCATGTGTGTGAAGGAATAACTAGAGGACTTCATAGGAGGACCTGTTTTACTAGTTCTTATATGCCTAATAAAGAGTGCTAAGTATAAATAATTAGGTTGTGAACAGTCGGATTGTGTAATTATTATCCAACACCTCTCTTTAGTTAGAGATAATAATTTGTGTAATTATTATCCAACACACATGTAGTTTGTTATAAAGGAGTTTAAACTGGCATTCTAGGATTTGGATATGCATATGTTTCATGGCTTATGTTGCTGAAAGTTTTATTAATACTGACTGGAAACATATGATCTTGTATAAGATTGTTCTTGCCTGCAACTTCTGATGTATATGTTTTTAATCTTTATAAGAAAATATCTAGTATGCACAAGATTTACTCTGGTTACTGTCTCAGATTCCGCCAAGCATTACGCATgtgaaagaaaaaatagaagagCATCATGTATCTCTAATTGCATCATTAACTAGTAAGGCAAGCAAATTTTATAGCCTActgtgaatatttttaatgtttaTTTGTTTGTTGGTTAGTCTTTGAGTCCCTGGATTTTGGAGATATAGTTGTGTATCTTAAGGATTCTTTTTACTCCACTGTTCTTCCTTCCTTTCTGGATACTAGTTGCTCATTTAAATGTATGCAGGGGCGGagcaagggttgactaacctggctctagccgacccccccccccccccccctaaaaTCCTAAAAACCACATAGAAATCCCTAATTCATACTATATTGTGTATTGAGAAATTTTTCGGGAACAATGAGCCCATACTATCTTTCACTTTGGCCAACACTTCTCACAACCACAATGAgcccgttcttttttaataggctcattaatttttcttttattagtaAGAGTTGCTCAAGTTTTTCGAATAAATCGGATGTACTCCCTTGTCGAGGTGTATCAGACTTGGCCAATACAGGTATGATACAAGATTTTAAGTACTTTGTGCTGGAGTAACTTCTGTAGAAATTAATATTCGACCTAAACTTCTTCACATCTTTATGATTTCTCATGGTGGGAATATGTgctcattttttctgaaaattgtaTGATATTCACGGCAGGTATTTGAAAAAGGTGTAACTAAGCTTTTGTTGGTGTCCTCATGTCTAAGATTTGGCAATCGGTTATTTTCTTGTTATGAGCTATCATCTGGTCTTGTACACctatgttttttttcttattctatGTGAATAACCATTGGTTTAAATGCGTTTCCTGCTTTCATCTTCACCAAGAGCTGCTTCAAAGTAACATTTAAAATTCCCTGACGTCTTATCTTGTTCAGGTGGCATTGCTTAGACGGTAAAAGGTAACTTGTTAAAAAAGTTTGAGGAGGATGATTTCAAAAGAATCATCTGGCTTATGGAGCTCTATAGAGGGTAATACACCCTACCTGTGTGGTTATTTAAGTCATGCTCTTCTTTTATCAAAGTTAAAAGTTGTATTTTGAATTTATTCTTCTTAAATTACCATCCATCGGTTCAAGAGATGTCTGACATTTCCTGAGATTCCTTCGTGGGTTCTGATCAACTTAACATTCGTGCAGATATtctgaaaaagttgaaaaagctGAAGCAATTGTGAATCGTCTCGAAGGTGAACAGGTAGCTATCCTTTCCGTTTTTTTTTCCTCATGATATCAGCTTTAAGTTTATCTGTTTGCCAAAAATCTTATACACTTGTCTATCTCTTCTGCATATAATATTGCAGCTGGACTCGTATAAGCTCCGCATGGAAAAACTGCGATATGAATCCACAGTTAAGGTCAGCATTGCTCTTGCAGTCTTGCTTCGATGTTGTCATAGTTATGAATATCACAACTGCAACAAAAATTTGGATAAACTAATCCTTTTACATCTTATGCTTGTTGATAAGTAGGAAGTAAAAAATTATAAGAAGACTTGGAGCTTAGAAATATTTTGGCCAACTATTGTTAATGAGAGACAGAAATGAAAACAATCTTACCTGTGTTTCCTTTTTATGGCGAatggttttatttttatcttatatatcttatatttctttctttttggcTCTAATGTTTTCCCATTATGAATCTGCAGTCGATTGTTGTTATTCTTGGTTATCTTTCGTCCGAGTGAGTGGTTCCATCTACTTCTCTTGCCTTAATCTTTATGTGTATAAAGCCACTGCATGTGATGTTTAACTCAAGTTTATTTTACTTTGCAGGGATCTTACAACACGAAATGAAATTGAAAGTCGATTAACTCATCACAACTTAGAGGAGAAACATGTGCAGGATTTTATCTTGGTATGTATTCAAATTAGTCCGCTCATTTATGATTTATGGCTCCTTAATTTTACATTCTAATAAACACTCAGTTCAACTAGAACACCACGCGGGCTTCCAAACTTGTGCTATTTGTTCAGTTTGTCTTTATTGTAGATTCAATATCATCAAGATATGAATTTTAGATGGTAAACTGTTTTCTTTTTGGAACTGTTGAAATGGTGTTTCCTTTTTTGAACTTTACAGGGTCCTAGGGTTTATTAACAGTGATAACCATTACTGTAAGAAACTTCCTCATCGGAACTTTTTATCTTACTCATGACAGGTTTATCGAGACAGCATTGGCAATGCGGGCGAATCAGTAGAAAGTGCGAAGACAGTGATGGAGGAAAGCACTGATTCCCTTGAGGTTAGAAATGTTTATTATAAGCTAAAACCTTCTGTAGAGTTAAGTGCGATACATACTTATCGTAACTTTGTACCTTGAATGCATGACAGGAAAATCCTAAGCAAGGGATGGAGCTGGATGTAAAGGAAAATCCTGACAAGAGGATGGAGCTGGATGTAAAGGAAAATCCTGATAAGAGGATGGGGCTGGATGTAAAGTACCAGCCGCGACGGAGTTCAAAGACAGTGATGGAGGAAAGCACTGATTCCGTCGAGGTTAGAAATGTTTATTATAAGCTAAAACCTTCCGTAGAGTTAAGTGTGATGCATACTTATCGGAACTTTTTACCTTGAATGCATGACAGGAAATTCCTAACCAAGGGATGGAGCTGGATGTAAAGGAAAATCCTGACAAGAGGATGGAGTTTTACCTTGAATGCATGACAGGAAATTCCTAACCAAGGGATGGAGCTGGATGTAAAGGAAAATCCTGACAACAGGATGGAGCTGGATGTAAAGGAAAATCCTGACAAGAGGCAGCTGCGACGGAGTTCAAAGACTGATGGAGGAGGAAAGCACTGATTCCCTTGAGGTTAGAAATGTTTATTATAAGCTAAAACCTTCTGTAGAGTTGAGTGCGATACATACTTATCGGAACTTTTTACCTTGAATGCATGACAGGAAAATCCTAACCAAGGGATGGAGCTGGATGTAAAGAAAAATCCTGACAAGAGGATGGGGCTGGATGTAAAGTACCAGCCGCGACGGAGTTCAAGGCTCATGGAGCTGGGTGTAAAAGAAAATCCTGACAAGAGGATGGGGCTGGATGTGAAGTACCAGGTGCGATGTAGTTCAAGGCTCAAGCGGAGATACGCGTCTTTTTaggttgtggaatattagagtTTATTAGAGGTTAAAACCTTTGTTTGGAGTGAAGTACGAACCTTGTTCTGCTAGGTTATGTAGATATTTCACCCTATTTTCAAATCAAACGAGAATAATCCATCTTTTCTTTCAACGGTAATTTGATCGTAACCTCGTAGTATCTGTCTCTGTTAATGTGGATACGAAGTTGGAACatatccaagcttttagaattgGTGGGGTCTAATAATGGAACATGGGACTACCAAAAGAGTGCACGACGTAAGGCTCAGCTTTACAATGTTACCTCCTTCTGATAAGAACACTTAGCGTTGAATATATAAAGTTTTATCGTAAAATTTGAACCGACATAGGGTGGGGATTCTTACCAAGACCAGTAGCTTTTAACTAAGTACAACTAGCATCAACTTTTATTATTAGGGTGGTTACTCATACTCCTAGTACTGACAACAACACTCTGAATTTGCAAGAAAAGTTTGTTTGTGTCTTTTCCTAATTttgttttaaaagattgtaaTCTGATTAAAATTCGAAGTGGCTCGTTAATTTGTGGAACTCATACAAATGTTTTTAACACCGGTATGCTGTTGCAAATAGGTTCCGAGGAGAGTTGGTAAAGGTAAAAAATTGTACATTACAGTGTTTTGAACCTAATTTTTAATCCTGGCTAAGTTGGGGCGTGCGACACTTAATTTGGGGCCTATGATTaagaaacaaaaaaggtcactaaGAAGTAATATTTAGAAACCTCTTATCCTCCTATTTATGTTAATGCCTAATATGCCCTTAttcattagtgatgattaattaagttagtattGGTTAAACTtattagtgtttgagtttgattagTGTTACgattagagtagaaattcatttcctcttttatggtttggagggaaagaagaaatagagggaaaaaataaaaaaattagggtttatgattttcttagcaaaaatggaACTTTATAGTGACGATGAAGAccctagtagtgatgaagaagtgggtgcatcagataatcatgattttgatcctaccgaattggatgatttgttgaatgaagaagagaatGTCAACCAAataatgcttgaggatattattcaagcacaagaaaaATTTCtcagggaagaagaaggtgataatgcttcAAATAGACAGGTATGAGTTCTAATGATCCACAAACATGTGTTTGCAAGTCTAGATCGCCCAAAACATGAAAACTTTTCAAAAATTttactcagaatcggtttattcgatagtaccacataaaccgattgtgggtgAAATCCCCAAATTGGAAACAATAATCGGTCGTTGTTCATGATCATATAATCCGGTTATAGTAAATTTCTGGCGCGATGGGTACGTGACCAAAATAGATTTTTGTTGGTGATGTGCATAATCCGATTCCTTCACTTGATAATCACTTAAAATACACGAAGTTTACAATCGGTTTATTTAcgtgtatatgtaatccgattgtgaAGACGAAAGTTCCAGGAGAAATGAGGTtcaaaatcggattacatgttaTGCAACGTGAACCGATTGTTAAATTTGAGAATTTTTCTCTGAGACCATTAAGTCCTTAATCAGACTTTATAATTGCTCATATAATTTGATTCTTAACAATCGGTTGTCTCGACCGtgacacataaaccgattctaaatCCTCAACTTGTCGATATATGTTGTAGATTGTTGTGGCATTTGACGAGGATCAGCCCAAACCCGCATCTCTGCTGTGTCCTGATACCTTTGCCCActatttcaccgatttggaatggaaaGATAGAAACGATGCAAAAcaatggtttatagacaagggCATAGAGATCAAATGCGCATTATTTTTAGGTCGTCGTTCAAGTCAAGATCGTttggaacttgtttgtgagagaggAGGAAAGCAAGAAAGTCATTGGGCAAAGGAGAGACTGTATGTGAAGACgacgacaagggaatacattattaaatcaaagaagtatgattTCCCGTTTAATATTATAGTTCATAGACCAATAAACCCGGTGGTAAGGTATACAAGCTCGATAAAGTGATGAATGAttgtcataatcatgatgatccgTAATCTTTTATTGGACACACAgccgtttgtgggttgaaaccacatcaattaaAAACGGCAAGGTCGATGAAAGTgtgtaaaccaagtgacatccttaggaagattaagtaggatgataagaataacttgtccactttgaggAAAATTTACATGGAAAAAGCAGCCTTTAGGAAGAAAGAATGAGATGGTAGAGCGGTTATGAAACAATCTCAGTGGTTAGCCTATCAACACAgatacacaatgaggaagcaggtattggaaggcaaagtgactcgtattttctaggcgcatccggagatgatcaagttggcccaatgcttctatcaaattttgttaatagattgtagTACAACACCAACAAGTACAACATGCCGTTGTTAAACATTGCTTACCATACGTCCGACAAGCAAACTTTGACGGTAGCATGGGGGTTTATGGATCGGGAGAATGATGTCAGTTTTACTTGGAtgctagagaccttgaaggagatatACCGTGGCGATCGAACTCCGAGCATCATAGTAACagataagtgttagagcattgatcggtcgaactcgcatgagttgctatctaaagcatgtttgtcaatgttagtgatcaaaactacaagtcttgatttctagtccactatatctaaagtctcggactaggataaaaagtgtagt
Coding sequences within:
- the LOC113332036 gene encoding uncharacterized protein LOC113332036 isoform X1, giving the protein MEWVLKALGAPKWNELKEYVVGLLDTLLMSSEENRLRFGESGVVTLVVNALASLESPNEELEEGPLDYDDEEYLVETLFSCLLFLLECPVNIRSFADAEGVQLMIRFIQQEEFGYCYGSAIAALDIAVKVCQSASMDKGRSQGLTNPGSAIAALDIAVKVCQSASMDKIPPSITHVKEKIEEHHVSLIASLTSKGRSQGLTNPGSAIAALDIAVKVCQSASMDKVALLRR
- the LOC113332036 gene encoding uncharacterized protein LOC113332036 isoform X2; amino-acid sequence: MEWVLKALGAPKWNELKEYVVGLLDTLLMSSEENRLRFGESGVVTLVVNALASLESPNEELEEGPLDYDDEEYLVETLFSCLLFLLECPVNIRSFADAEGVQLMIRFIQQEEFGYCYGSAIAALDIAVKVCQSASMDKGRSQGLTNPGSAIAALDIAVKVCQSASMDKIPPSITHVKEKIEEHHVSLIASLTSKASKFYSLL
- the LOC113332036 gene encoding uncharacterized protein LOC113332036 isoform X3; translated protein: MELYRGYSEKVEKAEAIVNRLEGEQLDSYKLRMEKLRYESTVKSIVVILGYLSSEDLTTRNEIESRLTHHNLEEKHVQDFILVYRDSIGNAGESVESAKTVMEESTDSLEENPKQGMELDVKENPDKRMELDVKENPDKRMGLDVKYQPRRSSKTVMEESTDSVEEIPNQGMELDVKENPDKRMEFYLECMTGNS